One Fibrobacter sp. UWB5 DNA segment encodes these proteins:
- a CDS encoding L-threonylcarbamoyladenylate synthase yields the protein MRFEVHPVNPQARIVKLAAAALEDDGLVLYPTESGYAIGCNAESPKAIHKLYALKKPMKKFFMALIIPDIRKATDYARVDNFAFNIMKPRVPGPYTFILPADPHIARRLDVKRPEIGVRMPTHPFFKELFQHFDKPILSTAAKLTEEDMYEPDDIWKTFEHSVDMMVDCGPIEINPTNIISLIGDQVEVIRGDLLDP from the coding sequence ATGCGTTTTGAAGTTCACCCTGTAAATCCGCAAGCGAGAATCGTGAAGCTTGCCGCTGCCGCCCTCGAAGACGACGGTCTTGTTCTCTACCCCACTGAATCTGGTTACGCGATTGGCTGCAACGCCGAATCGCCCAAGGCAATCCACAAGCTTTATGCCCTCAAGAAGCCGATGAAGAAATTCTTCATGGCGCTCATCATCCCGGACATCCGTAAGGCCACCGATTACGCCCGCGTTGACAACTTTGCATTCAACATCATGAAGCCGCGCGTGCCTGGGCCGTACACCTTTATTTTGCCCGCTGACCCGCACATCGCCCGCCGCCTGGACGTCAAGCGCCCCGAAATTGGCGTGAGAATGCCGACGCACCCGTTCTTCAAGGAACTTTTCCAACATTTCGACAAGCCGATTCTGAGCACGGCCGCCAAGCTCACCGAAGAAGACATGTACGAGCCGGATGACATCTGGAAGACCTTCGAGCATTCCGTCGACATGATGGTCGACTGCGGCCCCATCGAAATCAATCCGACCAACATCATCAGTTTGATTGGGGATCAAGTCGAAGTCATCCGTGGCGATTTGCTGGATCCGTAA
- the gatB gene encoding Asp-tRNA(Asn)/Glu-tRNA(Gln) amidotransferase subunit GatB — protein MSNYCPVIGLEIHCQLATKTKMFCGCEIEVNTTPNKHVCPVCLGMPGAMPVPNKKAVEYAIRLGLALNCEIDLNAMWTRKNYFYPDLPKGYQITQTGGLPVYDHPICKNGWLEIVKEDGTKKRVGITRIHMEEDAGKLIHDMSPTDSHFDANRCGTPLCEIVTEPDIRSPEEAVLVLKKIKQTLEYTRVSNANMENGNMRCDGNISLRASEDAPFGIRAEIKNLNSFTNLEKALYCEMNLQASTLDAGKEVEQCTKRYDPNADKTIVIRSKEDAHDYKYFPEPDMVRLVTDPAFVEEIRRTLPELPDARRKRFMDDFGVSEYDAMVLTEDRDVSEWYDTAAKNCKNGKVLANWVITELLAKVKELEGGLSALKIKPEDLCKLVNLIADNTINGKIAKTVFAEMFETGKDPEAIVKEKGLVQVTDTGAIEEVVRAVCAENAAQFAEFKAGKVALKGFLVGMTMRKSGGKANPGLVNQILDKLAKE, from the coding sequence ATGTCCAATTATTGTCCTGTTATCGGTCTTGAAATCCATTGTCAGCTCGCGACTAAAACCAAGATGTTCTGCGGCTGCGAAATCGAAGTGAATACGACCCCGAACAAGCACGTTTGTCCCGTTTGCCTCGGTATGCCGGGTGCCATGCCCGTGCCGAACAAGAAGGCGGTGGAATACGCGATTCGCCTGGGCCTTGCCCTGAACTGCGAAATCGACCTGAACGCCATGTGGACCCGCAAGAACTACTTCTACCCGGACCTTCCGAAGGGCTACCAGATTACCCAGACGGGCGGACTTCCGGTGTACGACCACCCGATTTGCAAGAACGGCTGGCTCGAAATCGTGAAGGAAGACGGCACCAAGAAGCGCGTGGGCATTACCCGTATTCACATGGAAGAAGATGCCGGTAAGCTCATCCACGACATGAGCCCCACCGATTCCCATTTCGACGCGAACCGCTGCGGCACTCCGCTCTGCGAAATCGTGACCGAACCGGATATCCGTAGCCCCGAAGAAGCCGTGCTGGTCCTCAAGAAGATCAAGCAGACTCTCGAATACACCCGCGTTTCCAACGCCAACATGGAAAACGGCAACATGCGCTGCGACGGCAACATCTCTCTGCGTGCCAGCGAAGACGCTCCGTTCGGTATCCGTGCTGAAATCAAGAACTTGAACAGCTTCACGAACCTTGAAAAGGCTCTCTACTGCGAAATGAACCTCCAGGCATCGACGCTCGATGCCGGCAAGGAAGTGGAACAGTGCACCAAGCGTTACGACCCCAACGCGGACAAGACCATCGTCATCCGCAGCAAGGAAGACGCTCACGACTACAAGTACTTCCCGGAACCGGACATGGTCCGCCTCGTGACCGACCCGGCCTTTGTCGAAGAAATCCGCCGCACGCTTCCGGAACTGCCGGATGCCCGCCGCAAGCGCTTCATGGACGACTTCGGTGTTTCCGAATACGACGCCATGGTGCTCACCGAAGACCGCGACGTGAGCGAATGGTACGACACCGCCGCCAAGAACTGCAAGAACGGCAAGGTCTTGGCCAACTGGGTGATTACTGAACTCCTCGCCAAGGTGAAGGAACTGGAAGGCGGCCTCAGCGCCCTCAAGATCAAGCCCGAAGACCTGTGCAAGCTCGTGAACCTGATTGCCGACAACACCATCAACGGTAAGATTGCAAAGACGGTCTTCGCCGAAATGTTTGAAACTGGCAAGGATCCTGAAGCTATCGTGAAGGAAAAGGGCCTCGTGCAGGTGACCGACACCGGAGCCATCGAAGAAGTGGTCCGTGCCGTCTGCGCCGAAAACGCTGCCCAGTTCGCCGAATTCAAGGCGGGCAAGGTTGCTCTGAAGGGCTTCTTGGTCGGTATGACCATGCGCAAGTCCGGCGGCAAGGCCAACCCGGGCCTCGTGAACCAGATCCTCGACAAGCTCGCGAAGGAATAA